The following are encoded together in the Glycine max cultivar Williams 82 chromosome 8, Glycine_max_v4.0, whole genome shotgun sequence genome:
- the LOC100814958 gene encoding calmodulin-binding transcription activator 4 isoform X1: protein MTPGYEYDINDLHQEAQARWLKPAEVMYILQNHEKFQFTQEVPQQPTSGSLFLFNKRILRYFRRDGHNWHKKSGGRTVGEAHERLKVLNVEALNCYYARGEQNPAFQRRSYWMLDPAYEHIVLVHYRNTSEGKLSSGAGAQLSPSSSVYTQSPSPYSTQNPGSTSILGDSYEPNQSFSSPGSTKVTSEIFVLNNKMGHMDWADTESGTSSELEVTQALRRLEVQLSLNEDNFEDIVSFGSKHETVHDSNPKHDQRVISNQEQSAAFSRPDDQGLFYDGCNGRQDHGYPDANEKALWTEQLESHKSSSAVKLPQKNVYMPAENQENSVSSARRVPVSNQENSHWLNFNCNNSENSVFSQPQGVDEVKFPAYSSMLETQVINSDYYETLFDQSQIGAPPDANSSLTVAQKQKFTIKTISPEWGYATETTKVIVVGSFLCHPSDSAWACMFGDVEVPIEIIQDGVISCEAPSHLPGKVTLCITSGNWESCSEVREFEYHDKTNSCTRCTQSETEATRSPEELLLLVRLGQMLLSASTIKNDNIESGIPLIKPKADDDSWSHIIDALLVGSGTSSGTVDWLLEELLKDKFQQWLSFRSREKDEETGCSLSKKEQGIIHMVAGLGFEWALNPILTCGVNINFRDINGWTALHWAARFGREKMVASLIASGASAGAVTDPNAQDPTGKTAASIAASSGHKGLAGYLSEIAVTSHLSSLTLEESESSKSSAYLQADRTVNSVSKENLTANEDQASLKDTLAAIRNVTQAAARIQSAFRSHSFRKRRAREATASTGGIGTISEISAMSKLAFRNSHEYNSAALSIQKKYRGWKGRRDFLALRQKVVKIQAHVRGYQVRKHYKVIWAVGILDKVVLRWRRKGAGLRGFRQEMDINENEDEDILKVFRKQKLDVEIEEAVSRVLSMVDSPDAREQYHRMLEKYRQAKAELAGTSDEASLSTSVGDDLFMDDFYPFP from the exons ATGACACCTG GTTACGAGTATGATATTAATGATCTGCATCAAGAGGCTCAAGCCAGATGGTTGAAGCCTGCAGAAGTGATGTACATTTTACAGAATCATGAAAAGTTCCAGTTCACCCAAGAGGTCCCACAACAGCCAACCA GTGGATCCCTGTTTCTGTTTAACAAAAGAATCCTGCGATACTTCCGTAGAGATGGTCATAACTGGCATAAGAAAAGTGGTGGAAGAACTGTGGGAGAAGCACACGAAAGGCTGAAG GTTCTAAATGTTGAAGCCTTAAATTGTTACTATGCACGCGGAGAGCAGAACCCTGCTTTCCAGAGGCGGAGCTATTGGATGTTGGATCC GGCATATGAGCATATTGTTCTTGTGCATTATAGGAACACAAGTGAG GGAAAGCTAAGTTCTGGAGCTGGGGCACAATTGTCACCAAGTTCTTCTGTCTATACTCAGAGTCCTAGCCCATATTCTACTCAGAATCCAGGGTCAACATCCATACTTGGTGATTCATATGAACCTAATCAGAGTTTCTCCAGTCCTGGGTCTACAAAAGTTACATCTGAGATATTCGTTCTGAACAATAAAATGGGTCACATGGATTGGGCAGATACAGAATCAGGAACCTCATCTGAACTCGAGGTTACTCAAGCTTTGCGCCGATTGGAGGTACAgttaagtttgaatgaggacaACTTTGAAGATATTGTTTCCTTCGGCAGTAAGCATGAAACTGTTCATGATTCAAATCCCAAGCACGATCAAAGGGTGATCAGCAATCAAGAGCAATCTGCAGCTTTCTCTAGACCCGATGATCAAGGGCTATTTTATGATGGATGTAATGGAAGGCAAG ATCATGGTTACCCTGATGCAAATGAAAAGGCTTTATGGACAGAGCAGCTGGAATCACATAAGTCCTCATCTGCAGTCAAGTTACCTCAGAAAAATGTATACATGCCAGCTGAAAAT CAGGAAAATTCAGTATCTTCTGCAAGAAGGGTACCAGTTTCCAACCAGGAAAACAGTCACTGGCTCAACTTCAACTGTAATAATTCTGAAAACT CTGTTTTCTCACAACCTCAAGGTGTTGATGAAGTCAAATTTCCTGCCTATTCTTCTATGTTGGAAACACAAGTAATTAATTCTGACTACTATGAAACATTGTTTGACCAAAGCCAAATTGGAGCACCACCAGATGCAAATTCAAGCTTGACTGTTGCACAAAAACAGAAATTTACTATTAAGACTATCTCCCCAGAATGGGGTTATGCCACCGAGACTACCAAG GTCATTGTTGTTGGGTCTTTTCTCTGTCATCCCTCGGATTCTGCATGGGCTTGTATGTTTGGTGATGTTGAAGTTCCTATTGAGATAATTCAGGATGGTGTAATCTCTTGTGAAGCTCCATCTCACCTTCCTGGAAAGGTTACTCTGTGCATTACTTCTGGAAACTGGGAGTCCTGCAGTGAAGTCAGAGAGTTTGAATATCATGATAAGACCAATAGTTGCACTCGATGTACTCAATCCGAAACAGAAGCCACTAGAAGTCCAGAAGAGCTGTTATTACTTGTTAGATTAGGGCAGATGCTTCTTTCTGCATCAACAATAAAGAATGACAACATAGAATCTGGAATTCCTCTAATAAAACCGAAAGCTGATGATGATTCATGGAGCCATATTATAGATGCTCTTCTAGTTGGCAGTGGAACGTCGAGTGGTACTGTTGATTGGCTTCTTGAAGAGCTTCTAAAGGATAAGTTTCAACAGTGGCTTTCTTTCAGATCACGGGAAAAAGATGAAGAGACAGGCTGCTCTTTGTCCAAGAAAGAGCAAGGGATTATTCACATGGTTGCTGGGTTAGGTTTTGAGTGGGCCTTGAACCCTATTCTCACGTGTGGAGTTAATATAAATTTCCGTGACATCAATGGATGGACTGCCCTTCATTGGGCTGCACGTTTTGGAAG GGAAAAAATGGTTGCTTCACTTATAGCTTCTGGAGCATCTGCTGGAGCTGTGACAGATCCAAATGCACAAGATCCAACTGGTAAAACTGCTGCATCTATTGCAGCCAGCAGTGGGCACAAGGGACTGGCAGGGTATCTTTCAGAGATAGCTGTAACAAGCCATTTGTCATCGCTTACACTGGAAGAGAGTGAATCATCTAAAAGTTCTGCTTATCTTCAGGCGGATAGGACTGTTAACAGTGTCTCCAAGGAAAATCTTACTGCCAATGAGGATCAGGCGTCACTCAAAGATACCTTGGCTGCTATCAGAAATGTAACTCAGGCAGCTGCGCGGATACAATCTGCTTTTCGCTCACATTCTTTTAGAAAACGGAGAGCAAGAGAAGCAACTGCTAGTACAGGTGGCATTGGTACCATTTCAGAGATTTCTGCTATGTCAAAACTTGCGTTTCGGAACTCACACGAATATAATTCAGCTGCTTTATCCATTCAGAAGAAATATCGAGGTTGGAAAGGTCGTAGAGATTTCTTAGCATTGCGCCAAAAAGTAGTGAAGATACAG GCTCATGTGAGGGGTTACCAGGTTAGGAAGCATTACAAGGTAATATGGGCAGTTGGAATCTTGGACAAGGTTGTCCTACGATGGAGGAGAAAAGGAGCTGGTTTACGAGGTTTCCGACAAGAGATGGACATCaatgaaaatgaagatgaagatattCTCAAGGTGTTCCGAAAACAGAAATTAGATGTAGAAATTGAAGAGGCTGTTTCAAGGGTGCTGTCCATGGTTGACTCACCGGATGCTCGTGAGCAATATCATCGCATGCTTGAGAAATATCGTCAAGCTAAG GCTGAACTTGCGGGTACGAGTGACGAAGCATCATTATCAACTTCTGTAGGAGATGACttatttatggatgatttttatCCATTTCCCTAA
- the LOC100814958 gene encoding calmodulin-binding transcription activator 4 isoform X4, translating into MTPGYEYDINDLHQEAQARWLKPAEVMYILQNHEKFQFTQEVPQQPTSGSLFLFNKRILRYFRRDGHNWHKKSGGRTVGEAHERLKVLNVEALNCYYARGEQNPAFQRRSYWMLDPAYEHIVLVHYRNTSEGKLSSGAGAQLSPSSSVYTQSPSPYSTQNPGSTSILGDSYEPNQSFSSPGSTKVTSEIFVLNNKMGHMDWADTESGTSSELEVTQALRRLEVQLSLNEDNFEDIVSFGSKHETVHDSNPKHDQRVISNQEQSAAFSRPDDQGLFYDGCNGRQDHGYPDANEKALWTEQLESHKSSSAVKLPQKNVYMPAENENSVSSARRVPVSNQENSHWLNFNSVFSQPQGVDEVKFPAYSSMLETQVINSDYYETLFDQSQIGAPPDANSSLTVAQKQKFTIKTISPEWGYATETTKVIVVGSFLCHPSDSAWACMFGDVEVPIEIIQDGVISCEAPSHLPGKVTLCITSGNWESCSEVREFEYHDKTNSCTRCTQSETEATRSPEELLLLVRLGQMLLSASTIKNDNIESGIPLIKPKADDDSWSHIIDALLVGSGTSSGTVDWLLEELLKDKFQQWLSFRSREKDEETGCSLSKKEQGIIHMVAGLGFEWALNPILTCGVNINFRDINGWTALHWAARFGREKMVASLIASGASAGAVTDPNAQDPTGKTAASIAASSGHKGLAGYLSEIAVTSHLSSLTLEESESSKSSAYLQADRTVNSVSKENLTANEDQASLKDTLAAIRNVTQAAARIQSAFRSHSFRKRRAREATASTGGIGTISEISAMSKLAFRNSHEYNSAALSIQKKYRGWKGRRDFLALRQKVVKIQAHVRGYQVRKHYKVIWAVGILDKVVLRWRRKGAGLRGFRQEMDINENEDEDILKVFRKQKLDVEIEEAVSRVLSMVDSPDAREQYHRMLEKYRQAKAELAGTSDEASLSTSVGDDLFMDDFYPFP; encoded by the exons ATGACACCTG GTTACGAGTATGATATTAATGATCTGCATCAAGAGGCTCAAGCCAGATGGTTGAAGCCTGCAGAAGTGATGTACATTTTACAGAATCATGAAAAGTTCCAGTTCACCCAAGAGGTCCCACAACAGCCAACCA GTGGATCCCTGTTTCTGTTTAACAAAAGAATCCTGCGATACTTCCGTAGAGATGGTCATAACTGGCATAAGAAAAGTGGTGGAAGAACTGTGGGAGAAGCACACGAAAGGCTGAAG GTTCTAAATGTTGAAGCCTTAAATTGTTACTATGCACGCGGAGAGCAGAACCCTGCTTTCCAGAGGCGGAGCTATTGGATGTTGGATCC GGCATATGAGCATATTGTTCTTGTGCATTATAGGAACACAAGTGAG GGAAAGCTAAGTTCTGGAGCTGGGGCACAATTGTCACCAAGTTCTTCTGTCTATACTCAGAGTCCTAGCCCATATTCTACTCAGAATCCAGGGTCAACATCCATACTTGGTGATTCATATGAACCTAATCAGAGTTTCTCCAGTCCTGGGTCTACAAAAGTTACATCTGAGATATTCGTTCTGAACAATAAAATGGGTCACATGGATTGGGCAGATACAGAATCAGGAACCTCATCTGAACTCGAGGTTACTCAAGCTTTGCGCCGATTGGAGGTACAgttaagtttgaatgaggacaACTTTGAAGATATTGTTTCCTTCGGCAGTAAGCATGAAACTGTTCATGATTCAAATCCCAAGCACGATCAAAGGGTGATCAGCAATCAAGAGCAATCTGCAGCTTTCTCTAGACCCGATGATCAAGGGCTATTTTATGATGGATGTAATGGAAGGCAAG ATCATGGTTACCCTGATGCAAATGAAAAGGCTTTATGGACAGAGCAGCTGGAATCACATAAGTCCTCATCTGCAGTCAAGTTACCTCAGAAAAATGTATACATGCCAGCTGAAAAT GAAAATTCAGTATCTTCTGCAAGAAGGGTACCAGTTTCCAACCAGGAAAACAGTCACTGGCTCAACTTCAACT CTGTTTTCTCACAACCTCAAGGTGTTGATGAAGTCAAATTTCCTGCCTATTCTTCTATGTTGGAAACACAAGTAATTAATTCTGACTACTATGAAACATTGTTTGACCAAAGCCAAATTGGAGCACCACCAGATGCAAATTCAAGCTTGACTGTTGCACAAAAACAGAAATTTACTATTAAGACTATCTCCCCAGAATGGGGTTATGCCACCGAGACTACCAAG GTCATTGTTGTTGGGTCTTTTCTCTGTCATCCCTCGGATTCTGCATGGGCTTGTATGTTTGGTGATGTTGAAGTTCCTATTGAGATAATTCAGGATGGTGTAATCTCTTGTGAAGCTCCATCTCACCTTCCTGGAAAGGTTACTCTGTGCATTACTTCTGGAAACTGGGAGTCCTGCAGTGAAGTCAGAGAGTTTGAATATCATGATAAGACCAATAGTTGCACTCGATGTACTCAATCCGAAACAGAAGCCACTAGAAGTCCAGAAGAGCTGTTATTACTTGTTAGATTAGGGCAGATGCTTCTTTCTGCATCAACAATAAAGAATGACAACATAGAATCTGGAATTCCTCTAATAAAACCGAAAGCTGATGATGATTCATGGAGCCATATTATAGATGCTCTTCTAGTTGGCAGTGGAACGTCGAGTGGTACTGTTGATTGGCTTCTTGAAGAGCTTCTAAAGGATAAGTTTCAACAGTGGCTTTCTTTCAGATCACGGGAAAAAGATGAAGAGACAGGCTGCTCTTTGTCCAAGAAAGAGCAAGGGATTATTCACATGGTTGCTGGGTTAGGTTTTGAGTGGGCCTTGAACCCTATTCTCACGTGTGGAGTTAATATAAATTTCCGTGACATCAATGGATGGACTGCCCTTCATTGGGCTGCACGTTTTGGAAG GGAAAAAATGGTTGCTTCACTTATAGCTTCTGGAGCATCTGCTGGAGCTGTGACAGATCCAAATGCACAAGATCCAACTGGTAAAACTGCTGCATCTATTGCAGCCAGCAGTGGGCACAAGGGACTGGCAGGGTATCTTTCAGAGATAGCTGTAACAAGCCATTTGTCATCGCTTACACTGGAAGAGAGTGAATCATCTAAAAGTTCTGCTTATCTTCAGGCGGATAGGACTGTTAACAGTGTCTCCAAGGAAAATCTTACTGCCAATGAGGATCAGGCGTCACTCAAAGATACCTTGGCTGCTATCAGAAATGTAACTCAGGCAGCTGCGCGGATACAATCTGCTTTTCGCTCACATTCTTTTAGAAAACGGAGAGCAAGAGAAGCAACTGCTAGTACAGGTGGCATTGGTACCATTTCAGAGATTTCTGCTATGTCAAAACTTGCGTTTCGGAACTCACACGAATATAATTCAGCTGCTTTATCCATTCAGAAGAAATATCGAGGTTGGAAAGGTCGTAGAGATTTCTTAGCATTGCGCCAAAAAGTAGTGAAGATACAG GCTCATGTGAGGGGTTACCAGGTTAGGAAGCATTACAAGGTAATATGGGCAGTTGGAATCTTGGACAAGGTTGTCCTACGATGGAGGAGAAAAGGAGCTGGTTTACGAGGTTTCCGACAAGAGATGGACATCaatgaaaatgaagatgaagatattCTCAAGGTGTTCCGAAAACAGAAATTAGATGTAGAAATTGAAGAGGCTGTTTCAAGGGTGCTGTCCATGGTTGACTCACCGGATGCTCGTGAGCAATATCATCGCATGCTTGAGAAATATCGTCAAGCTAAG GCTGAACTTGCGGGTACGAGTGACGAAGCATCATTATCAACTTCTGTAGGAGATGACttatttatggatgatttttatCCATTTCCCTAA
- the LOC100814958 gene encoding calmodulin-binding transcription activator 4 isoform X2 — protein sequence MTPGYEYDINDLHQEAQARWLKPAEVMYILQNHEKFQFTQEVPQQPTSGSLFLFNKRILRYFRRDGHNWHKKSGGRTVGEAHERLKVLNVEALNCYYARGEQNPAFQRRSYWMLDPAYEHIVLVHYRNTSEGKLSSGAGAQLSPSSSVYTQSPSPYSTQNPGSTSILGDSYEPNQSFSSPGSTKVTSEIFVLNNKMGHMDWADTESGTSSELEVTQALRRLEVQLSLNEDNFEDIVSFGSKHETVHDSNPKHDQRVISNQEQSAAFSRPDDQGLFYDGCNGRQDHGYPDANEKALWTEQLESHKSSSAVKLPQKNVYMPAENENSVSSARRVPVSNQENSHWLNFNCNNSENSVFSQPQGVDEVKFPAYSSMLETQVINSDYYETLFDQSQIGAPPDANSSLTVAQKQKFTIKTISPEWGYATETTKVIVVGSFLCHPSDSAWACMFGDVEVPIEIIQDGVISCEAPSHLPGKVTLCITSGNWESCSEVREFEYHDKTNSCTRCTQSETEATRSPEELLLLVRLGQMLLSASTIKNDNIESGIPLIKPKADDDSWSHIIDALLVGSGTSSGTVDWLLEELLKDKFQQWLSFRSREKDEETGCSLSKKEQGIIHMVAGLGFEWALNPILTCGVNINFRDINGWTALHWAARFGREKMVASLIASGASAGAVTDPNAQDPTGKTAASIAASSGHKGLAGYLSEIAVTSHLSSLTLEESESSKSSAYLQADRTVNSVSKENLTANEDQASLKDTLAAIRNVTQAAARIQSAFRSHSFRKRRAREATASTGGIGTISEISAMSKLAFRNSHEYNSAALSIQKKYRGWKGRRDFLALRQKVVKIQAHVRGYQVRKHYKVIWAVGILDKVVLRWRRKGAGLRGFRQEMDINENEDEDILKVFRKQKLDVEIEEAVSRVLSMVDSPDAREQYHRMLEKYRQAKAELAGTSDEASLSTSVGDDLFMDDFYPFP from the exons ATGACACCTG GTTACGAGTATGATATTAATGATCTGCATCAAGAGGCTCAAGCCAGATGGTTGAAGCCTGCAGAAGTGATGTACATTTTACAGAATCATGAAAAGTTCCAGTTCACCCAAGAGGTCCCACAACAGCCAACCA GTGGATCCCTGTTTCTGTTTAACAAAAGAATCCTGCGATACTTCCGTAGAGATGGTCATAACTGGCATAAGAAAAGTGGTGGAAGAACTGTGGGAGAAGCACACGAAAGGCTGAAG GTTCTAAATGTTGAAGCCTTAAATTGTTACTATGCACGCGGAGAGCAGAACCCTGCTTTCCAGAGGCGGAGCTATTGGATGTTGGATCC GGCATATGAGCATATTGTTCTTGTGCATTATAGGAACACAAGTGAG GGAAAGCTAAGTTCTGGAGCTGGGGCACAATTGTCACCAAGTTCTTCTGTCTATACTCAGAGTCCTAGCCCATATTCTACTCAGAATCCAGGGTCAACATCCATACTTGGTGATTCATATGAACCTAATCAGAGTTTCTCCAGTCCTGGGTCTACAAAAGTTACATCTGAGATATTCGTTCTGAACAATAAAATGGGTCACATGGATTGGGCAGATACAGAATCAGGAACCTCATCTGAACTCGAGGTTACTCAAGCTTTGCGCCGATTGGAGGTACAgttaagtttgaatgaggacaACTTTGAAGATATTGTTTCCTTCGGCAGTAAGCATGAAACTGTTCATGATTCAAATCCCAAGCACGATCAAAGGGTGATCAGCAATCAAGAGCAATCTGCAGCTTTCTCTAGACCCGATGATCAAGGGCTATTTTATGATGGATGTAATGGAAGGCAAG ATCATGGTTACCCTGATGCAAATGAAAAGGCTTTATGGACAGAGCAGCTGGAATCACATAAGTCCTCATCTGCAGTCAAGTTACCTCAGAAAAATGTATACATGCCAGCTGAAAAT GAAAATTCAGTATCTTCTGCAAGAAGGGTACCAGTTTCCAACCAGGAAAACAGTCACTGGCTCAACTTCAACTGTAATAATTCTGAAAACT CTGTTTTCTCACAACCTCAAGGTGTTGATGAAGTCAAATTTCCTGCCTATTCTTCTATGTTGGAAACACAAGTAATTAATTCTGACTACTATGAAACATTGTTTGACCAAAGCCAAATTGGAGCACCACCAGATGCAAATTCAAGCTTGACTGTTGCACAAAAACAGAAATTTACTATTAAGACTATCTCCCCAGAATGGGGTTATGCCACCGAGACTACCAAG GTCATTGTTGTTGGGTCTTTTCTCTGTCATCCCTCGGATTCTGCATGGGCTTGTATGTTTGGTGATGTTGAAGTTCCTATTGAGATAATTCAGGATGGTGTAATCTCTTGTGAAGCTCCATCTCACCTTCCTGGAAAGGTTACTCTGTGCATTACTTCTGGAAACTGGGAGTCCTGCAGTGAAGTCAGAGAGTTTGAATATCATGATAAGACCAATAGTTGCACTCGATGTACTCAATCCGAAACAGAAGCCACTAGAAGTCCAGAAGAGCTGTTATTACTTGTTAGATTAGGGCAGATGCTTCTTTCTGCATCAACAATAAAGAATGACAACATAGAATCTGGAATTCCTCTAATAAAACCGAAAGCTGATGATGATTCATGGAGCCATATTATAGATGCTCTTCTAGTTGGCAGTGGAACGTCGAGTGGTACTGTTGATTGGCTTCTTGAAGAGCTTCTAAAGGATAAGTTTCAACAGTGGCTTTCTTTCAGATCACGGGAAAAAGATGAAGAGACAGGCTGCTCTTTGTCCAAGAAAGAGCAAGGGATTATTCACATGGTTGCTGGGTTAGGTTTTGAGTGGGCCTTGAACCCTATTCTCACGTGTGGAGTTAATATAAATTTCCGTGACATCAATGGATGGACTGCCCTTCATTGGGCTGCACGTTTTGGAAG GGAAAAAATGGTTGCTTCACTTATAGCTTCTGGAGCATCTGCTGGAGCTGTGACAGATCCAAATGCACAAGATCCAACTGGTAAAACTGCTGCATCTATTGCAGCCAGCAGTGGGCACAAGGGACTGGCAGGGTATCTTTCAGAGATAGCTGTAACAAGCCATTTGTCATCGCTTACACTGGAAGAGAGTGAATCATCTAAAAGTTCTGCTTATCTTCAGGCGGATAGGACTGTTAACAGTGTCTCCAAGGAAAATCTTACTGCCAATGAGGATCAGGCGTCACTCAAAGATACCTTGGCTGCTATCAGAAATGTAACTCAGGCAGCTGCGCGGATACAATCTGCTTTTCGCTCACATTCTTTTAGAAAACGGAGAGCAAGAGAAGCAACTGCTAGTACAGGTGGCATTGGTACCATTTCAGAGATTTCTGCTATGTCAAAACTTGCGTTTCGGAACTCACACGAATATAATTCAGCTGCTTTATCCATTCAGAAGAAATATCGAGGTTGGAAAGGTCGTAGAGATTTCTTAGCATTGCGCCAAAAAGTAGTGAAGATACAG GCTCATGTGAGGGGTTACCAGGTTAGGAAGCATTACAAGGTAATATGGGCAGTTGGAATCTTGGACAAGGTTGTCCTACGATGGAGGAGAAAAGGAGCTGGTTTACGAGGTTTCCGACAAGAGATGGACATCaatgaaaatgaagatgaagatattCTCAAGGTGTTCCGAAAACAGAAATTAGATGTAGAAATTGAAGAGGCTGTTTCAAGGGTGCTGTCCATGGTTGACTCACCGGATGCTCGTGAGCAATATCATCGCATGCTTGAGAAATATCGTCAAGCTAAG GCTGAACTTGCGGGTACGAGTGACGAAGCATCATTATCAACTTCTGTAGGAGATGACttatttatggatgatttttatCCATTTCCCTAA